One window of the Thermoleophilaceae bacterium genome contains the following:
- a CDS encoding phage holin family protein produces the protein MSHGNGSPPPGSADKSLGEIVAEVSEKASLLVREEIELAKTEVTQKVTRLGRGAAVGAAAGVFLFFAFVLFLHALSWFWVDLLDLTSIWIGFLITTGILILLGLVAGLLAYRFLKKGSPPTPDMAIEEAKRTREAIEEARHS, from the coding sequence ATGAGCCACGGCAACGGCAGCCCCCCGCCCGGCTCGGCGGACAAGTCGCTCGGGGAGATCGTCGCGGAGGTCTCCGAGAAGGCGTCGCTGCTGGTTCGCGAGGAGATCGAGCTCGCCAAGACCGAGGTCACGCAGAAGGTCACCCGGCTCGGCAGGGGAGCCGCGGTGGGCGCCGCGGCCGGCGTCTTCCTGTTCTTCGCGTTCGTGCTCTTCCTGCACGCGCTGTCGTGGTTCTGGGTGGACCTGCTGGACCTCACGAGCATCTGGATCGGCTTCCTCATCACCACCGGCATCCTCATCCTGCTCGGCCTGGTCGCCGGCCTCCTGGCGTACCGCTTCCTCAAGAAGGGCAGCCCGCCCACGCCCGACATGGCGATCGAGGAGGCCAAGCGCACCCGCGAGGCGATCGAGGAGGCCCGGCACTCATGA
- a CDS encoding DUF3618 domain-containing protein produces MTSRSPEEIRLSIETTRQDLAFSVNDLRSKVNELTNWRKQLIEHRPQAIVGAAVAGFVVGGGVAATVALFRRRRR; encoded by the coding sequence ATGACTTCCCGCTCGCCGGAGGAGATCCGGCTCTCAATCGAGACCACCCGCCAGGACCTGGCCTTCTCGGTCAACGACCTGCGCTCGAAGGTCAACGAGCTCACGAACTGGCGCAAGCAGCTCATCGAGCACCGCCCGCAGGCCATCGTGGGCGCTGCGGTGGCGGGCTTCGTGGTCGGCGGCGGTGTCGCGGCCACGGTCGCGCTCTTCCGCCGCCGCCGGCGCTGA
- a CDS encoding DegV family protein, producing MAPVTVVMDTTGYLPGEVAADVGIETVSLYVNFEGGARTVREADLMTRLDTVYEDVRSSHAWPTTSQPSIGDFIACYEPLLSAGRDVVSIHISEGISGTVGAARQAAEQLERDGKGGERVHVLDSASAAGGLGLIGLAAARLARTGAGAEAVVERANAARADLKMWFAIDTLEYLRHSGRIGAAQAWIGSTLKIKPILTLEAEISPVERVRTSKRAFERMVDYARQRHASGADAWVVQHIRSEDEAQRLTEACREVFGCEPAFVSEVGPVLGVHTGPGLLGVGGIPPALLEG from the coding sequence ATGGCGCCCGTAACAGTGGTCATGGACACCACCGGCTACCTCCCCGGCGAGGTGGCCGCGGACGTCGGCATCGAGACCGTCTCCCTCTACGTGAACTTCGAGGGCGGCGCGCGCACCGTGCGCGAGGCGGATCTGATGACACGCCTCGACACCGTCTATGAGGACGTGCGCAGCAGCCACGCGTGGCCCACGACGTCGCAGCCCTCGATCGGTGACTTCATCGCCTGCTACGAGCCGCTGCTGTCCGCCGGGCGGGACGTGGTCTCGATCCACATCTCCGAGGGCATCTCCGGCACCGTCGGCGCCGCCCGCCAGGCGGCCGAGCAGCTCGAGCGCGACGGCAAGGGTGGCGAGCGGGTGCACGTGCTGGACTCCGCCAGCGCCGCGGGCGGCCTCGGCCTGATCGGGCTCGCGGCAGCGCGGCTGGCCCGCACGGGCGCCGGCGCCGAGGCGGTGGTCGAGCGCGCAAACGCCGCGCGGGCCGACTTGAAGATGTGGTTCGCCATCGACACCCTCGAGTACCTGCGCCACAGCGGGCGCATCGGCGCGGCCCAGGCCTGGATCGGCTCGACGCTGAAGATCAAGCCCATCCTCACGCTGGAGGCGGAGATCAGCCCAGTCGAGCGGGTGCGCACGTCCAAGCGCGCGTTCGAGCGGATGGTGGACTACGCCCGCCAGCGCCACGCGTCGGGGGCGGACGCGTGGGTGGTGCAGCACATCCGCTCCGAGGACGAGGCGCAGCGGCTGACGGAGGCGTGCCGCGAGGTATTCGGGTGCGAGCCGGCCTTCGTCTCCGAGGTCGGCCCGGTGCTGGGCGTGCACACGGGCCCGGGGCTCCTGGGCGTCGGCGGCATCCCGCCGGCTTTGCTCGAGGGCTGA
- a CDS encoding NAD-dependent epimerase/dehydratase family protein: MGKTLLTGGTGFIGSHIARRLAERGDDLRLTLRSRSKLDNLEDLDYEGVTCDLLDRRAVRRALKGVDRVFHSAELASLGRQDAERMFETNVEGTRTLLEECLRVGVERVTYTSSVAAIGPAPPGKTVDETQVFTAGRLGIPYVNSKHEAEVEALRLAAQGLPVVCVNPSWVFGAGDVYGHSTAIVRRFLLGQIPFYMNGAINIVDVQDVADGHLRADAKGKVGERYVLGNRNYTLDRLFADLARLSGVEGPALKLPVALAMRMAQGMEAAMAHPPMTVVEVKSAAQWWTYKNTKAKRELGWKTSPHEDTLEATVAWWLDREGARFKRARRTQPVHYKAAALALGALESTPGLGGLLRRQGAP; encoded by the coding sequence ATGGGGAAGACACTCCTCACCGGGGGCACGGGCTTCATCGGGTCGCACATCGCGCGCCGCCTGGCCGAGCGCGGGGACGACCTGCGGCTCACGCTCCGGTCCCGCTCCAAGCTCGACAACCTCGAGGACCTCGACTACGAGGGCGTGACCTGCGACCTGCTCGACCGGCGGGCGGTGCGGCGTGCCCTGAAGGGCGTGGACCGGGTCTTCCACTCGGCCGAGCTCGCCTCGCTGGGCCGCCAGGACGCCGAGAGGATGTTCGAGACCAACGTGGAGGGCACGCGCACGCTGCTCGAGGAATGCCTGCGCGTCGGGGTGGAGCGCGTGACCTACACCTCCAGCGTGGCGGCCATCGGCCCGGCACCGCCCGGCAAGACCGTGGACGAGACGCAGGTCTTCACGGCCGGCCGGCTGGGCATCCCCTACGTCAACTCCAAGCACGAGGCGGAGGTCGAGGCGCTTCGGCTGGCCGCGCAGGGCCTGCCCGTGGTGTGCGTCAACCCGTCCTGGGTGTTCGGGGCGGGCGACGTCTACGGGCACTCCACGGCGATCGTGCGCCGCTTCCTGCTCGGCCAGATCCCGTTCTACATGAACGGCGCCATCAACATCGTGGACGTGCAGGACGTCGCCGACGGGCACCTGCGGGCGGACGCCAAGGGCAAGGTGGGGGAACGCTACGTGCTCGGCAACCGCAACTACACGCTCGACCGCCTCTTCGCCGACCTCGCGCGGCTCTCCGGCGTGGAGGGCCCGGCGCTCAAGCTGCCCGTGGCGCTGGCCATGCGAATGGCACAGGGGATGGAGGCCGCCATGGCGCACCCGCCGATGACCGTGGTCGAGGTGAAGTCGGCCGCGCAGTGGTGGACCTACAAGAACACGAAGGCCAAGCGCGAGCTGGGCTGGAAGACGTCGCCGCACGAGGACACGCTCGAGGCCACTGTGGCGTGGTGGCTGGACCGCGAAGGCGCCCGCTTCAAGCGCGCGCGCCGCACCCAGCCGGTGCACTACAAGGCGGCGGCGCTCGCGCTCGGCGCGCTGGAGAGCACCCCCGGCCTGGGTGGCCTGCTGCGCCGCCAGGGTGCCCCGTGA
- a CDS encoding patatin-like phospholipase family protein, which produces MSTPPRTAFILAGGASRGAYQAGCLKRLEEEGIVPDLVIGSSVGVCNALVWASGGSEGLWGFWSRALSLPQVLDVSLTKNALLGNSFFSMDRFARYIEDEVDFERCFGSETELTFILANLSEGREELRGNRTEADCERFRMVSRAGYTIPILHPLIEIEGDLYADGGFLWNVPFEYAEEWGATRIYVLSVIPSELPRADSLRFVPQVAARMYDVFWRTFGNSSYLEKNLQDGRYRGIEVTVLEPEAESGMFDPVGMLHAHPGKSRKLLLQGYRDTELALHGQEPRSGRVKGAMPGEDPR; this is translated from the coding sequence GTGAGCACACCACCGCGCACCGCCTTCATCCTCGCGGGCGGCGCCTCGCGCGGCGCCTACCAGGCGGGCTGCCTCAAGCGGCTCGAGGAGGAGGGGATCGTGCCCGACCTCGTGATCGGCTCCTCGGTCGGCGTGTGCAACGCGCTCGTGTGGGCGAGCGGCGGCTCCGAGGGACTGTGGGGCTTCTGGTCGCGCGCGCTGTCGCTGCCGCAGGTGCTCGACGTGTCGCTCACCAAGAACGCGCTGCTGGGCAACTCGTTCTTCTCGATGGACAGGTTCGCGCGCTACATCGAGGACGAGGTGGACTTCGAGCGCTGCTTCGGCTCGGAGACCGAGCTCACGTTCATCCTCGCCAACCTCTCCGAGGGCCGCGAGGAGCTGCGCGGCAACCGCACGGAGGCGGACTGCGAGCGCTTCCGCATGGTCAGCCGGGCCGGCTACACGATTCCGATCCTGCACCCGCTCATCGAGATCGAGGGCGATCTCTACGCCGACGGCGGCTTCCTCTGGAACGTTCCGTTCGAGTACGCGGAGGAGTGGGGCGCCACGCGCATCTACGTGCTGTCGGTCATCCCCTCCGAGCTGCCGCGCGCGGACTCCCTGCGCTTCGTGCCGCAGGTGGCCGCGCGCATGTACGACGTCTTCTGGCGCACGTTCGGCAACTCCTCCTACCTGGAGAAGAACCTGCAGGACGGGCGCTACCGCGGGATCGAGGTCACCGTGCTCGAGCCCGAGGCGGAGAGCGGCATGTTCGATCCCGTGGGCATGCTCCACGCCCACCCGGGCAAGTCGCGCAAGCTCCTGCTGCAGGGCTATCGCGACACCGAGCTCGCCCTGCACGGGCAGGAACCGCGAAGCGGCCGCGTGAAAGGCGCGATGCCCGGCGAGGACCCTCGCTAA
- a CDS encoding glutathione S-transferase N-terminal domain-containing protein, producing MATLYRCRTPTNALCACGRVARRLDEKEISYDEVRVPFLKRHRPEVHDLSGQRWVPVLVHGDDVIHDSRRILEYLESAG from the coding sequence GTGGCCACCCTCTACCGCTGCCGCACCCCCACGAATGCACTCTGCGCCTGCGGCAGGGTGGCGCGCAGGCTCGACGAGAAGGAGATCTCCTACGACGAGGTGCGCGTGCCCTTCCTCAAGCGCCACAGGCCGGAGGTGCACGATCTCTCGGGCCAGCGCTGGGTCCCGGTGCTGGTGCACGGGGACGACGTGATCCACGATTCGCGCCGCATCCTGGAGTACCTGGAGTCCGCGGGCTGA
- the grxD gene encoding Grx4 family monothiol glutaredoxin produces MTNDEIRDFLKQAVDENEVMLFMKGSPDAPACGFSARTAGCLNTLGVRYAALDILPDPRIRQELSGMSGWPTIPQLFVKGELVGGCDIITEMFESGELAEMLGAEQPDASEAPEGAPVQKGPMGLENRLG; encoded by the coding sequence ATGACCAACGACGAGATTCGCGACTTCCTCAAGCAGGCGGTCGACGAGAACGAGGTGATGCTCTTCATGAAGGGCTCGCCCGACGCGCCGGCCTGCGGCTTCTCGGCACGCACCGCCGGCTGCCTCAACACGCTCGGCGTGCGCTACGCCGCGCTCGACATCCTCCCCGACCCGCGCATCCGCCAGGAGCTGTCGGGCATGTCGGGCTGGCCCACCATCCCGCAGCTGTTCGTGAAGGGTGAGCTGGTGGGCGGCTGCGACATCATCACGGAGATGTTCGAGAGCGGCGAGCTTGCGGAGATGCTCGGTGCCGAGCAGCCCGACGCGAGCGAGGCGCCCGAGGGCGCACCCGTGCAGAAGGGCCCGATGGGCCTGGAGAACCGCCTGGGCTAG
- a CDS encoding BolA family transcriptional regulator, whose product MPSADELRQRILDALPDSHVSVEDLTGGGDHFRAEVVSDRFDGLSRIEAHQLVYGVFGDEVGGPIHALSIKTSTPGGSG is encoded by the coding sequence ATGCCCAGCGCGGACGAGCTCAGACAACGCATTTTGGACGCCCTGCCGGACTCCCACGTCTCGGTCGAGGACCTGACCGGCGGCGGGGACCACTTTCGCGCGGAGGTGGTCTCGGACCGCTTCGACGGCCTCTCCCGCATCGAGGCGCACCAGCTCGTCTACGGCGTGTTCGGCGACGAGGTGGGCGGCCCGATCCACGCCCTCTCCATCAAGACCTCGACACCCGGAGGCTCGGGATGA
- a CDS encoding iron-sulfur cluster assembly accessory protein: MVMLTDKAAEKLTEFLHGHEEAADAGLRVAVKGGGCSGFQYALALDESRDGDQVFDVAGIRILVDEASLRYVDGSTVDYTESLMGAGFEVNNPNVVASCGCGSSFRIADEEPSCGTAV, translated from the coding sequence ATGGTCATGCTCACCGACAAGGCGGCCGAGAAGCTCACCGAGTTCCTCCACGGCCACGAGGAGGCGGCGGATGCCGGCCTCCGCGTCGCCGTGAAGGGCGGAGGGTGCTCCGGCTTCCAGTACGCGCTCGCGCTTGACGAGTCCCGCGACGGGGACCAGGTCTTTGACGTGGCCGGCATCAGGATCCTGGTCGACGAGGCCAGCCTCCGCTACGTGGACGGCTCCACGGTGGACTACACCGAGAGCCTCATGGGGGCCGGCTTCGAGGTCAACAACCCCAATGTCGTTGCCTCGTGCGGCTGCGGCTCCTCCTTCCGCATCGCGGATGAAGAGCCCAGCTGCGGAACCGCCGTCTAG
- a CDS encoding glycosyltransferase family 2 protein, protein MERSLSLLSVVAPVLDEQELVEAFYARVVDALAGVPFELVVVDDGSSDRTPELLARLASTDPRVKVVTLSRNFGHQAAITAGLDHASGDAVVMIDADLQDPPELIGEMLEHWRRGSDVVYAVREQRAGETRFKLATASLFYRLFARVTRMDLRQNSGDYRLFDRRALDVLLAMRERSRFLRGMSVWVGFTQTAVAYQRDARYAGETKYTLAKMLRFSLDAVSSFSHAPLQAATLLGFVFSFVAFLGIPIALLAKAADLYVPGVTSLLIVVLMLGGIQLITVGIIGEYVGRIYDEVKDRPLYIVRDRRNVAAIHVAGPVEARRAEEEVA, encoded by the coding sequence GTGGAGCGATCGCTCTCCCTGCTCAGCGTCGTTGCGCCGGTGCTCGACGAGCAGGAGCTCGTGGAGGCCTTCTACGCGCGTGTCGTGGATGCCCTCGCCGGTGTCCCGTTCGAGTTGGTGGTCGTCGATGACGGGTCGAGTGATCGCACGCCGGAGTTGCTGGCGCGGTTGGCGTCGACCGATCCGCGGGTGAAGGTGGTCACGCTGTCGCGCAACTTCGGCCATCAGGCGGCGATCACCGCGGGGCTGGATCACGCGTCGGGGGATGCGGTGGTGATGATCGACGCCGATCTCCAGGACCCGCCCGAGTTGATCGGCGAGATGCTCGAGCATTGGCGGCGCGGCTCGGACGTGGTCTATGCGGTGCGTGAGCAGCGCGCGGGCGAGACCAGGTTCAAGCTGGCCACGGCCAGTCTCTTCTATCGCCTGTTCGCGCGCGTGACGCGGATGGACCTGCGTCAGAACTCGGGCGACTACCGGCTCTTCGATCGCCGCGCGCTGGACGTGTTGTTGGCGATGCGTGAGCGCAGCCGCTTCCTGCGCGGGATGAGCGTCTGGGTCGGTTTCACCCAGACCGCGGTGGCGTATCAGCGCGACGCGCGCTACGCCGGCGAGACCAAGTACACGCTCGCCAAGATGCTGCGCTTCTCCCTCGACGCGGTGTCGTCGTTCTCCCACGCGCCGCTGCAGGCCGCCACGCTGCTCGGCTTCGTGTTCAGCTTCGTCGCCTTCCTCGGCATCCCGATCGCGCTTCTGGCCAAGGCCGCCGACCTCTACGTCCCCGGCGTCACCTCACTGCTGATCGTGGTGCTGATGTTGGGGGGGATCCAGCTGATCACCGTCGGCATCATCGGCGAGTACGTCGGGCGCATCTACGACGAGGTCAAGGACCGCCCGCTCTACATCGTGCGCGACCGCCGCAACGTCGCGGCGATCCACGTGGCCGGGCCTGTCGAGGCCCGCCGCGCCGAGGAGGAGGTGGCGTAG
- a CDS encoding DUF4265 domain-containing protein: MPAEYREHPAKPLRRAGEDLVVLGEGEETVWFYLDADDGWEGLLARRLDGGRARICAVPVFAYGVALGDEVVVEDRDGAAVATALVREAGNTTFRVIFPRHGAPEPDERWRSLLADLERHGCWIDVYSPQLVAVSAEPRAVEDVAAYLRGREERGELAHEAG; encoded by the coding sequence ATGCCGGCCGAGTACCGCGAGCACCCCGCCAAGCCGCTGCGCCGCGCGGGCGAGGACCTGGTGGTGCTGGGGGAGGGCGAGGAGACCGTGTGGTTCTACCTCGACGCCGACGACGGCTGGGAGGGGCTGCTGGCCCGCCGTCTCGACGGCGGGCGGGCGCGCATCTGCGCCGTGCCAGTGTTCGCCTACGGCGTGGCCCTCGGCGACGAGGTGGTCGTCGAGGACCGGGACGGAGCCGCGGTGGCCACCGCGCTCGTGCGGGAGGCCGGCAACACCACCTTCCGCGTGATCTTCCCCCGCCACGGCGCCCCCGAGCCCGACGAGCGCTGGCGCTCGCTGCTGGCCGACCTCGAGCGCCACGGCTGCTGGATCGACGTCTACTCCCCCCAGCTCGTGGCGGTGTCCGCCGAGCCCCGCGCGGTGGAGGACGTGGCCGCCTATCTCAGGGGGCGCGAGGAGCGCGGCGAGCTGGCCCACGAGGCCGGGTAG
- a CDS encoding DNA-3-methyladenine glycosylase, whose amino-acid sequence MTPAEQKLRGTDPVLGALIDAGGPLAPEERRRGRPDDAYGALLRSIVGQQLSTKAARTIYTRVCALFGDCVPAPAELLAADPDDLRGAGLSRAKVAYLRDLAEHVLDGRLELDRMDELDDEAIVAELTAIKGLGRWTAEMFLMFHLGRPDVLPVGDLGIRRAVERAYGLAGLPAPAELERIAEPWRPQRTLACLYLWRSLDNAPA is encoded by the coding sequence GTGACGCCCGCCGAGCAGAAGCTGCGGGGCACCGACCCGGTGCTGGGCGCCCTGATAGACGCGGGCGGGCCGCTCGCCCCCGAGGAGCGCCGCCGCGGCCGCCCCGACGACGCCTATGGCGCGCTGCTGCGCTCGATCGTGGGACAGCAGCTCTCGACGAAGGCCGCGCGCACCATCTACACGCGGGTGTGCGCGTTGTTCGGCGACTGCGTGCCGGCGCCCGCCGAGCTGCTCGCCGCCGATCCCGACGACCTCCGGGGCGCCGGGCTCTCCCGCGCCAAGGTGGCCTACCTGCGCGACCTGGCCGAGCACGTGCTCGACGGCCGCCTCGAGCTCGACCGCATGGACGAGCTCGATGACGAGGCGATCGTGGCCGAGCTCACGGCCATCAAGGGCCTGGGACGCTGGACGGCGGAGATGTTCCTCATGTTCCATCTCGGCCGCCCCGACGTGCTGCCGGTGGGCGACCTGGGGATCCGGCGCGCGGTGGAGCGCGCATACGGCCTGGCCGGGCTGCCCGCCCCCGCGGAGCTCGAGCGGATCGCGGAGCCATGGCGGCCGCAGCGGACCCTGGCCTGCCTCTACCTCTGGCGCTCGCTGGACAACGCGCCGGCCTAG
- a CDS encoding L,D-transpeptidase family protein, translating to MTPSRVVILAAACAALGAAPALAQDGRPKRLPDGAAIAGVPVGGLGPIGAERAVRAAVGPVYGATIIVTAAGRERRLDPADAGFSVDYDAMVERAFELAARGRAIRVELDASVDGGRLTRATRAVAPRFRRSARNARVRFGIRRVVRIRHRSGRRLDTARLRRDLLAELRAPSEGRRVRGRLLHVRPKVTTSRLGRIHHTFVSIDRRTFTLRLFKRLRVVRTYRVAVGAGGYDTPRGLHRVLSRQVDPAWHAPNRPWAGSFAGQTIPSGDPRNPLKARWLGLGGGVGIHGTAAEGSIGSRASHGCIRMRVRDVKRLYPHVPMGTPVLIR from the coding sequence ATGACCCCCAGCCGCGTCGTGATCCTGGCCGCCGCCTGCGCGGCGCTTGGCGCAGCTCCGGCGCTCGCGCAGGACGGGCGTCCCAAGCGCCTTCCCGACGGCGCCGCCATCGCCGGCGTGCCCGTGGGTGGCCTCGGCCCGATCGGCGCCGAGCGCGCCGTCCGCGCGGCGGTCGGGCCCGTGTACGGCGCAACCATCATCGTCACCGCGGCCGGCCGGGAGCGCAGGCTGGACCCGGCGGACGCGGGCTTCTCGGTCGATTACGACGCGATGGTGGAGCGGGCCTTCGAGCTCGCGGCACGCGGCCGCGCGATCCGCGTGGAGCTGGACGCGTCGGTGGACGGCGGCCGGCTCACACGGGCCACGCGTGCCGTCGCTCCCCGCTTCCGGCGCTCGGCGCGCAACGCCCGCGTGCGCTTCGGCATCAGGCGCGTGGTGCGCATCCGCCACCGCTCCGGGCGCAGGCTCGACACCGCCCGGCTGCGCCGGGACCTGCTCGCCGAGCTGCGAGCCCCCAGCGAGGGCCGCAGGGTCCGCGGGCGGCTGCTGCACGTCCGCCCGAAGGTGACCACCAGCAGGCTCGGGCGCATCCACCACACGTTCGTGTCCATCGACCGGCGCACCTTCACGCTGCGGCTGTTCAAGCGCCTGCGGGTGGTTCGCACATACCGGGTGGCGGTGGGCGCCGGCGGCTATGACACGCCCCGCGGCCTGCACCGGGTGCTCAGCAGGCAGGTCGACCCCGCCTGGCATGCGCCCAACCGCCCCTGGGCTGGCTCGTTCGCCGGCCAGACCATCCCCTCGGGGGACCCCCGCAACCCGCTCAAGGCGCGCTGGCTCGGGCTCGGCGGCGGCGTTGGCATCCACGGCACGGCCGCCGAGGGGTCCATCGGCAGCCGCGCCTCGCACGGCTGCATCCGCATGCGCGTGCGCGACGTCAAGCGGCTGTACCCCCACGTGCCCATGGGCACCCCTGTCCTCATCCGGTGA
- a CDS encoding Ppx/GppA phosphatase family protein, with product MERTAVIDMGSNSWRLVVYGWQPGGWWKLVDEIREAVRIGERMGDELTLKPEPMQRALRAAAVFAAFCSTSGVEDVRAVATSAIRDARNRDELLGAIRERTALDVRVLSGEEEARYDWLAVANSTTLSDGFGLDVGGGSVQALRLRGRRLADAVSLPLGAVRVTEAFLPADDVKRKHADALREHVAGELEALGWLSGGGRLVGVGGTIRNLATAALKRAGHPDTGVQGYVLARDALDDLVDELASRPAAKRGSIPGIKPDRGDVILGGALVVQTVMEVGGFDGVELTRFGLREGVFLERFLGGDEPLTPDVRRDAVDRLAGWFRPDRRHDRHVARLSLELLDGLEAAGLAEPSAADRELLEAACQLHDIGTAIDYDDHHKHSRYLILSAGLPGFSPRELLLVALVARWHRKGDPDISELGEIALEGDPQRLDLLAGIVRMAEQFERSRDGAIRSVRVEAGEHGVRLNAEAPGDATVPLWAAKRNAGLLERALGREVEVVGA from the coding sequence GTGGAGCGGACAGCCGTCATCGACATGGGGTCCAACTCCTGGCGGCTGGTGGTGTACGGCTGGCAGCCGGGCGGGTGGTGGAAGCTCGTGGACGAGATCCGCGAGGCCGTGCGCATCGGCGAGCGCATGGGCGACGAGCTCACGCTCAAGCCCGAGCCGATGCAGCGCGCGCTGCGCGCCGCGGCCGTGTTCGCCGCCTTCTGCAGCACCTCGGGTGTCGAGGACGTTCGCGCCGTGGCCACCAGCGCGATCCGCGACGCCCGCAACCGGGACGAGCTGCTCGGCGCCATCCGCGAGCGCACGGCACTCGACGTTCGGGTCCTGAGCGGTGAGGAGGAGGCGCGCTACGACTGGCTCGCGGTGGCCAACTCCACCACGCTGTCCGACGGCTTCGGCCTCGATGTGGGCGGCGGCAGCGTCCAGGCGCTGCGGCTGCGCGGCCGGCGCCTGGCCGACGCCGTCTCGCTCCCACTCGGCGCCGTGCGCGTGACCGAGGCGTTCCTTCCGGCAGACGACGTCAAGCGCAAGCACGCCGACGCGCTCCGCGAGCACGTCGCGGGCGAGCTCGAAGCCCTCGGCTGGCTGTCGGGCGGCGGGCGGCTGGTGGGCGTCGGCGGCACCATCCGCAACCTCGCCACCGCGGCGCTGAAGCGGGCGGGGCATCCCGACACGGGCGTGCAGGGCTACGTGCTCGCACGCGACGCGCTCGACGACCTCGTGGACGAGCTGGCGTCACGCCCGGCCGCCAAGCGCGGCTCGATCCCCGGCATCAAGCCCGACCGCGGCGACGTGATCCTGGGCGGCGCGCTGGTCGTGCAGACCGTGATGGAGGTGGGCGGCTTCGACGGCGTCGAGCTGACCCGCTTCGGGCTGCGCGAGGGCGTGTTCCTGGAGCGCTTCCTCGGCGGGGACGAGCCGCTCACCCCCGACGTGCGCCGCGACGCGGTGGACCGCCTGGCCGGCTGGTTCCGTCCCGACCGCCGCCACGACCGGCACGTGGCGCGCCTCTCGCTCGAGCTGCTCGACGGCCTGGAGGCCGCCGGGCTCGCCGAGCCCTCCGCCGCCGACCGTGAGCTGCTCGAGGCCGCGTGCCAGCTGCACGACATCGGTACAGCCATCGACTACGACGATCACCACAAGCACTCCCGCTACCTCATCCTCAGCGCCGGGCTGCCCGGCTTCAGCCCGCGCGAGCTGCTGCTGGTGGCCCTCGTGGCGCGCTGGCACCGCAAGGGCGATCCCGACATCTCCGAGCTCGGCGAGATCGCACTCGAGGGCGACCCGCAGCGGCTGGACCTGCTCGCGGGCATCGTCCGCATGGCCGAGCAGTTCGAGCGCAGCCGCGACGGCGCGATCCGCTCGGTGCGTGTCGAGGCGGGCGAGCACGGCGTGCGCCTGAACGCCGAGGCACCCGGCGACGCCACCGTGCCGCTGTGGGCCGCCAAGCGCAACGCCGGCCTGCTGGAGCGCGCACTCGGCCGGGAGGTGGAGGTGGTGGGCGCCTGA